A genomic region of Streptosporangium lutulentum contains the following coding sequences:
- a CDS encoding FtsK/SpoIIIE domain-containing protein, which produces MPILLVDQAAPVDVDWMSELEQRTKNRLPIIPLWLRSKTYALSVIRWQANHAAYVVAYHATRSPKYAAKLAARSPQGAAKVARGLVVWTFDLEGKPIRQQVAATKDGDIYLRMTRAHDKRVKNRLIISLSAAVVLALGAILLMGTDPSYDQWLALGGLVALLGRIGTPADRQVFDRAVIPTQVQKLTSDLVLRALGALGVAELNKAVGKGSNGINFPTPIVRDGPGWRADIDLPFGVTATDIMEKRVRLASALRRPLGCVWPEPAMHIHPGRVVIWVGDQDMNKAKRPAWPYAKTGQIDVFKPIPFGTDQRGREIAIPLIYRNMLIGAMPGFGKTFALRVLLLGAALDPSCELRVFELKGTGDLKSLSKVAHHYASGAKDSTIEACVVSLREVYKDLEKRADTIDGLPEDVCPENKVTADLAAQKSLGLHPLVVAVDECQELFAHEEFGAEAEKLCTAIIKRGRALGIILLLATQRPDKDSMPTGVSGNVLVRFCLKVAGQTENDMVLGTSAYKNGIRATVFTDADLGIGYLLGVSTEARITRGYYIDNPAAGLIADRARALRIAAGTLSGQSAGDLPTPKAEISFDLVADVLAVVPASEEKQWNSVIIDRLAVLRPDVYGPWADQADDAKTAQLTAALKPYGIQAGQVFKTVDGKGSNRRGITRTHLVEAAPKRIRVVR; this is translated from the coding sequence ATGCCGATCTTGCTCGTCGATCAGGCCGCACCGGTAGACGTCGATTGGATGTCCGAACTGGAGCAGCGGACCAAGAACCGGCTGCCGATCATCCCCCTGTGGTTGCGGTCCAAGACCTATGCCCTGTCGGTCATCCGCTGGCAGGCTAACCACGCCGCCTACGTGGTCGCCTACCACGCGACCCGTTCCCCGAAGTACGCCGCCAAGCTGGCCGCACGATCGCCGCAGGGTGCCGCCAAGGTGGCCCGGGGGCTGGTCGTGTGGACGTTCGACCTTGAGGGCAAGCCGATTCGTCAGCAGGTCGCCGCCACCAAGGACGGAGACATCTACCTGCGGATGACCCGCGCCCACGACAAGCGAGTGAAGAACCGGCTCATCATTTCCTTGAGCGCTGCCGTCGTCCTGGCCCTGGGCGCCATCCTGCTGATGGGCACGGACCCCAGCTATGACCAGTGGCTGGCCCTCGGTGGCCTGGTGGCGTTGCTCGGCCGGATCGGCACGCCCGCCGACAGGCAGGTTTTCGACCGGGCCGTGATCCCCACGCAGGTCCAGAAGCTCACCAGCGATCTCGTGTTGCGGGCGCTGGGTGCCCTCGGTGTCGCTGAGCTCAACAAGGCCGTCGGCAAGGGCAGCAACGGGATCAACTTCCCCACGCCGATTGTCCGTGACGGTCCCGGGTGGCGGGCTGACATCGACCTTCCGTTCGGCGTGACCGCCACAGACATCATGGAAAAGCGTGTGCGCCTGGCGTCGGCCCTGAGAAGGCCGCTGGGCTGCGTGTGGCCGGAGCCCGCCATGCACATCCACCCGGGCCGCGTCGTGATCTGGGTGGGCGATCAGGACATGAACAAGGCCAAGCGTCCTGCATGGCCGTACGCGAAGACGGGCCAGATCGACGTCTTCAAGCCGATTCCGTTCGGCACCGACCAGCGCGGTCGGGAGATCGCCATCCCGCTGATCTACCGGAACATGCTGATCGGGGCGATGCCCGGTTTCGGGAAGACGTTCGCCTTGCGCGTCCTGCTGCTGGGTGCCGCCCTCGACCCGTCCTGTGAGCTCCGGGTGTTCGAGCTCAAGGGCACCGGTGACCTGAAGTCGCTCTCCAAGGTCGCCCACCACTACGCGTCGGGAGCCAAGGACTCGACCATTGAGGCCTGCGTGGTCAGCCTGCGCGAGGTCTACAAGGATCTGGAGAAGCGGGCCGACACCATCGACGGCCTTCCCGAGGACGTCTGTCCTGAGAACAAGGTCACCGCGGATTTGGCTGCTCAGAAATCGCTCGGCCTGCATCCCCTGGTCGTGGCCGTGGACGAGTGTCAGGAGCTCTTCGCTCATGAGGAGTTCGGCGCCGAAGCAGAGAAGCTCTGTACGGCGATCATCAAGAGGGGTCGTGCCCTCGGGATAATCCTGCTGCTGGCCACGCAGAGGCCGGACAAGGACTCCATGCCGACCGGCGTCAGCGGGAACGTCCTGGTGCGCTTCTGCCTGAAGGTGGCCGGTCAGACAGAAAATGACATGGTCCTTGGGACGTCGGCTTACAAGAACGGCATCAGGGCAACCGTCTTCACGGATGCCGATTTGGGCATCGGGTACCTGCTCGGGGTCAGCACGGAGGCCAGGATCACGAGGGGCTACTACATCGACAACCCGGCTGCCGGGCTGATCGCCGACCGTGCGCGGGCTCTGAGGATTGCCGCAGGGACTCTCTCGGGCCAGTCGGCCGGCGACTTGCCCACCCCGAAGGCGGAAATCAGTTTCGACCTGGTGGCGGACGTCCTCGCGGTGGTTCCGGCCAGTGAAGAAAAGCAGTGGAACTCCGTCATCATCGACAGGCTGGCCGTGCTCAGGCCCGACGTCTACGGGCCGTGGGCCGACCAGGCCGACGACGCCAAGACGGCTCAGCTGACGGCAGCCTTGAAGCCGTACGGGATCCAGGCCGGACAGGTCTTCAAGACGGTTGACGGCAAGGGATCCAACCGGCGCGGCATCACCCGGACGCATCTGGTGGAGGCTGCTCCCAAGCGCATCCGTGTGGTCCGCTAG
- a CDS encoding GntR family transcriptional regulator — protein sequence MIEWRQNAPKWVQVADVLKRRIADGVYPVDGQLPSQHELVGEFEVAPNTAQKVLTRLREEGVAYSVRGVGTFVSPPKQAEENTD from the coding sequence ATGATCGAGTGGCGGCAAAATGCGCCCAAATGGGTGCAAGTGGCCGATGTCCTCAAACGGCGGATCGCCGACGGCGTCTATCCGGTGGATGGTCAGCTCCCGTCTCAGCATGAGCTGGTCGGAGAGTTCGAGGTCGCGCCGAATACTGCCCAGAAGGTGCTCACGCGGTTGCGAGAGGAAGGCGTCGCTTACTCGGTGCGCGGAGTGGGCACGTTCGTGTCACCACCAAAGCAAGCCGAAGAGAACACGGACTGA
- the nrfD gene encoding NrfD/PsrC family molybdoenzyme membrane anchor subunit, whose protein sequence is MREDAMVPEAEFRSYYGQPVIKAPVWHEPHMPVYLYLGGLSGAASVMAAMAGLTGRDRLALTARVTAAVGATAGAALLAAELGRPERFLNMLRVFKLTSPMSVGSWILAAHSGLTTIAAASAVAAALPSAAAKVVAVLPAASAPVRALPTAGDAATLAIAVTGPLMATYTAVLLADTAVPAWHEAHRELPFLFAGSALASAGAMGMLATPRVEAGPARAVAALGAVMETAAGAVMERRLGLVGEPYRLGRAGRLMRAARVLTAGGGLLATVAGRSRTLSAISGLALTAGSLCIRFGALEAGRLSAADPKYTVVPQRRRLEAGNPASVPERP, encoded by the coding sequence ATGCGCGAAGACGCGATGGTGCCGGAGGCCGAGTTCCGGTCCTACTACGGGCAACCGGTGATCAAGGCTCCGGTCTGGCACGAACCCCACATGCCGGTCTATCTCTACCTGGGAGGGCTGTCCGGGGCGGCGTCGGTGATGGCCGCCATGGCCGGGCTCACCGGGCGCGACCGGCTCGCGCTCACCGCCCGCGTCACGGCGGCCGTCGGCGCCACCGCCGGTGCCGCCTTACTGGCCGCCGAGCTCGGCAGGCCGGAACGGTTCCTCAACATGCTGCGGGTGTTCAAGCTCACCTCGCCGATGAGCGTGGGCTCGTGGATCCTGGCCGCCCACAGCGGGCTGACGACGATCGCGGCCGCCTCCGCGGTCGCCGCGGCCCTGCCCTCGGCCGCCGCCAAGGTCGTCGCCGTCCTGCCCGCCGCCTCCGCCCCCGTTCGGGCCCTGCCCACCGCCGGTGACGCGGCGACCCTGGCCATCGCGGTGACCGGCCCGCTGATGGCCACCTACACCGCGGTGCTCCTCGCGGACACGGCCGTGCCCGCCTGGCACGAGGCTCACCGGGAGCTGCCGTTCCTGTTCGCCGGGAGCGCCCTGGCCAGCGCGGGCGCGATGGGCATGCTGGCCACCCCCCGCGTCGAGGCGGGTCCGGCCCGTGCCGTCGCCGCGCTGGGGGCCGTCATGGAGACGGCCGCCGGGGCGGTCATGGAACGCCGGCTCGGCCTGGTCGGCGAGCCGTACCGGCTGGGCAGGGCGGGCCGCCTGATGCGGGCGGCCCGTGTCCTCACGGCCGGCGGGGGCCTGCTCGCCACGGTCGCCGGGCGCAGCCGCACCCTCTCCGCGATCTCCGGCCTCGCCCTCACCGCCGGTTCCCTGTGCATCCGCTTCGGTGCCCTTGAGGCCGGCAGGTTGTCGGCCGCGGATCCGAAATACACGGTGGTGCCCCAGCGGCGGCGTCTCGAGGCCGGGAATCCCGCGTCGGTCCCGGAGCGGCCGTAG
- the csb2 gene encoding type I-G CRISPR-associated protein Csb2, producing MAGRAEMLTVALHFPWRRYHATPWGKYVNEGAVELPPSPWRLLRALYSTWKLRIPDLPEEQVHDLLSLLAQPPSYTLPPYRPAHSRHYYPDSKHRAGKPSTDKVIDAFVALGGDATIYAHWSLTLTPQQQSLLERLLQSLPYLGRADSICEARLAPDWTPSLDGPPRLAVPTDLSDEELNGHEEIDLLVPELPLDIVALTARPADIRAAKLLYPPATRLISYTLPGPGHDLLPASKPTGNRKRSISHRTGGNGGATNVTAVRIAVAGTAQPSIRATVALTDAFRAAAVKELSGIRQAKATSLLAGKNHDDTPLTYHQHAHFLPWDQDGDRRIDEILLWVPGGLDDDELQALDKLAGRSVGTPKNVPGPKDLQVRIAAYGTAETILPAQLRGPYRQWRSVTPFVPYRHRKRHQEMDDYLTAEITRELTQRGIPAPICVSRDATDDWPLFTRHRWSRSNRTEARPGYGLTLEFAEPVSGPLALGHLSHFGLGVFRQQPHP from the coding sequence TTGGCTGGAAGGGCTGAGATGCTCACCGTCGCCCTGCATTTCCCCTGGCGGCGCTACCACGCCACCCCCTGGGGCAAGTACGTCAACGAAGGCGCCGTGGAACTGCCGCCCTCGCCGTGGCGGCTGCTGCGCGCGCTGTATTCCACCTGGAAACTCCGCATACCCGACCTGCCGGAGGAGCAGGTCCACGACTTGCTGTCCCTGCTGGCTCAGCCGCCGTCCTACACGCTGCCGCCCTACCGCCCAGCGCACAGCCGCCACTACTACCCCGACAGCAAACACCGGGCGGGCAAGCCGAGCACCGACAAGGTCATCGACGCCTTCGTCGCTCTGGGGGGTGATGCCACCATCTACGCCCACTGGTCCCTCACCCTCACCCCGCAGCAGCAGTCCCTGCTGGAGCGACTGCTGCAATCACTGCCCTACCTGGGCCGCGCCGACAGCATCTGCGAGGCACGCCTGGCGCCCGACTGGACCCCCTCGCTGGACGGGCCACCACGACTCGCCGTTCCCACCGACCTGTCAGACGAAGAACTCAACGGCCACGAAGAAATCGACCTCCTCGTTCCCGAACTGCCGTTGGATATCGTCGCGCTCACCGCGCGGCCTGCCGACATCCGCGCCGCCAAGCTCCTCTACCCACCCGCCACCCGCCTGATTTCCTACACCCTTCCTGGGCCCGGCCACGACCTCCTCCCTGCCTCCAAACCCACGGGAAACCGGAAACGCTCCATCTCTCACCGCACCGGGGGCAACGGCGGCGCGACCAACGTGACTGCCGTCCGGATCGCCGTGGCCGGCACCGCCCAACCCTCAATTCGTGCCACCGTCGCCCTCACTGATGCCTTCCGCGCAGCCGCGGTCAAAGAGCTCAGCGGTATCCGGCAGGCAAAAGCCACCAGTCTCCTGGCCGGTAAGAATCACGACGACACCCCGCTCACCTACCACCAACACGCTCATTTCCTGCCGTGGGACCAAGACGGCGACCGGCGCATCGACGAGATACTCCTGTGGGTGCCCGGCGGCCTCGACGACGACGAACTCCAAGCCCTCGACAAGCTGGCTGGTCGCAGCGTCGGCACCCCGAAAAACGTTCCCGGGCCGAAAGACCTCCAGGTCCGCATCGCGGCCTACGGAACAGCCGAGACCATCCTGCCCGCGCAACTACGCGGCCCCTATCGGCAGTGGCGATCGGTGACGCCGTTCGTGCCCTACCGCCACCGCAAGCGCCACCAGGAAATGGACGACTATCTCACCGCCGAAATCACCCGCGAGCTCACGCAACGAGGCATTCCCGCTCCAATATGCGTCAGCCGAGATGCCACCGACGACTGGCCGCTGTTCACCCGACATCGCTGGTCCCGCTCCAACCGCACAGAGGCCCGTCCCGGCTACGGACTCACCCTAGAATTTGCAGAACCAGTCTCCGGTCCCTTAGCACTCGGCCACCTCTCCCACTTCGGCCTAGGCGTCTTCCGCCAGCAGCCCCACCCGTAG
- a CDS encoding 4Fe-4S dicluster domain-containing protein: MDIAPNRYGFFTDTSICIGCKACEVACKEWNDVPDDGFVFRATSYDNTGSLGANTWRHVAFIEQQRPVGQADGRGQVGGQDQGEGPAGGPGPDSIERWLMSSDVCKHCTHAACLDVCPTGALFRTEFGTVVVQEDICNGCGYCVPACPYGVIDRRERDGRAWKCTMCYDRQLGGLEPACAKACPTDSIQFGPLDELRLRAEERVERLHEEGRPEARLYGASPDDGVGGDGAFFLLLDEPEVYGLPPDPVVTTRDLPAMWRWAGGAAVSLVGAMAVSFLSERLVGRIAAHDRSLGRRR; encoded by the coding sequence ATGGACATAGCACCGAATAGGTACGGCTTCTTCACCGACACCAGCATCTGTATTGGATGCAAGGCGTGCGAGGTGGCCTGCAAGGAGTGGAACGACGTGCCCGACGACGGGTTCGTCTTCCGGGCGACCTCCTACGACAACACCGGGAGCCTGGGGGCGAACACCTGGCGCCACGTGGCCTTCATCGAGCAGCAGAGACCGGTGGGACAGGCCGACGGCCGGGGACAGGTCGGCGGTCAGGACCAGGGCGAGGGACCGGCCGGCGGCCCGGGGCCCGATTCGATCGAGCGCTGGCTGATGTCGTCCGACGTGTGCAAGCACTGCACGCACGCCGCCTGCCTGGACGTCTGCCCGACCGGCGCGCTCTTCCGCACCGAGTTCGGCACCGTGGTGGTGCAGGAGGACATCTGCAACGGCTGCGGGTACTGCGTGCCGGCCTGCCCCTACGGCGTGATCGACCGCAGGGAGCGCGACGGCCGGGCCTGGAAGTGCACGATGTGCTACGACCGCCAGCTCGGAGGGCTGGAACCGGCCTGCGCCAAGGCCTGCCCGACCGACTCCATCCAGTTCGGCCCGCTGGACGAGCTGCGGCTCCGCGCCGAGGAACGGGTGGAGCGGCTGCACGAGGAGGGCAGGCCGGAGGCGCGGCTCTACGGCGCGAGCCCCGATGACGGTGTGGGCGGCGACGGCGCGTTCTTCCTGCTGCTGGACGAGCCCGAGGTGTACGGCCTGCCGCCCGATCCGGTGGTGACCACCCGCGATCTGCCCGCGATGTGGCGGTGGGCCGGAGGGGCGGCGGTCTCCCTGGTCGGGGCCATGGCCGTGTCCTTCCTCTCAGAGAGGCTCGTGGGCCGGATCGCGGCCCACGATCGTTCCCTGGGACGGCGGCGTTGA
- the cas7g gene encoding type I-G CRISPR-associated RAMP protein Csb1/Cas7g encodes MIPLDVPRLRFTAELQPLLGSTFQPTGFPDIGAAVFERFDDDGQTTEALLVESVQSMANRLEAMAWDRGAQQPVDLLAALPYVRVEQAGTGEYRTSSRVEAHRLTSAFVRDAELDGVKMAEVLRERLGLVKDTPLSYPRMAAALLRLDPFCLLHGVFFNQKVWVGQPRFTRAVSGVIEAHDVRRAVSGGRKSDLVRHGLEGASGGTSEGYGSIPFHRIEWTARTIRAYFVVDVELIRSYGLAPETTELLIAIALWEIRSLLSSGLRLRTACDLDVVSGPSGLYDLPSQDDLSARITELIKRRHDDFGDTNVITVGWKG; translated from the coding sequence GTGATCCCCCTGGACGTCCCCCGGCTCCGTTTCACTGCTGAACTGCAGCCACTCCTCGGCTCGACGTTCCAGCCCACCGGCTTCCCCGACATCGGCGCAGCGGTGTTCGAGCGATTCGACGATGACGGCCAGACGACCGAGGCGCTGCTGGTCGAATCCGTCCAATCCATGGCCAACCGGCTGGAAGCCATGGCATGGGACCGCGGCGCTCAGCAACCGGTCGATCTGCTGGCAGCTCTGCCGTACGTGCGCGTCGAGCAGGCCGGCACCGGGGAATACCGCACCTCCAGCCGGGTGGAGGCCCACCGGCTCACCTCAGCGTTCGTCCGTGACGCCGAGCTGGACGGCGTCAAGATGGCCGAGGTGCTCCGTGAACGACTCGGTCTGGTCAAAGACACCCCGCTGAGCTATCCGCGGATGGCTGCGGCCCTGCTGCGCTTGGACCCGTTCTGCCTGCTGCACGGAGTCTTCTTCAATCAGAAAGTCTGGGTGGGGCAGCCCCGGTTCACTCGCGCGGTGTCCGGTGTCATCGAGGCGCACGACGTGCGCCGAGCCGTGAGCGGCGGCCGTAAATCCGATCTCGTACGGCACGGCCTCGAAGGCGCATCCGGCGGCACCAGCGAGGGCTACGGGTCCATCCCGTTCCACCGCATCGAATGGACCGCCCGCACCATCAGGGCGTACTTCGTCGTCGACGTGGAGCTGATCCGCTCCTACGGGCTGGCTCCCGAGACCACCGAGCTGCTCATCGCCATCGCCCTGTGGGAGATCCGCTCCCTGCTGTCTTCAGGACTGCGCCTGCGAACCGCGTGTGACCTCGATGTCGTCAGCGGCCCCAGCGGATTGTATGACCTTCCCTCCCAGGACGATCTGAGCGCCCGGATCACCGAACTGATCAAACGACGCCACGACGACTTCGGTGACACCAATGTGATCACCGTTGGCTGGAAGGGCTGA
- a CDS encoding IS630 family transposase: protein MARKGRRATFEEKVFALRLLGGSMSPDRVAEALGVGRESVFRWKRQARAGGIEALRIKKAPGRPRRLTPGQEQTIKAVVRDVTPRQVLGTAVVLWTRALVAMVIAAWFGIDLSVTATGRLLRGLGLSPQRPAYAALRRDPAAITGWTTVAFPAICRRARRRGTVVLFADEMSMRVDHRCGTTWALVGQTPVVSAGAGRRSVKMFSAVGADGTLRYRLGHGAMDRWAFLGFCAQLLRTITGPIVLIVDGSSIHTARAVGDFVARTGGRLRLFFLPAYAPEVNPDEWVNQNVKARVARQAVADEHELAAAMHRSMRRLQKRPDIVRAFFADPHLAYISP from the coding sequence ATGGCCAGAAAAGGTCGCAGAGCGACGTTCGAGGAGAAGGTCTTCGCCCTCCGGTTACTGGGAGGGAGCATGTCACCGGATCGGGTGGCTGAAGCACTGGGAGTAGGCCGCGAATCGGTGTTTCGGTGGAAACGCCAGGCGCGGGCGGGCGGTATCGAGGCGCTACGGATCAAGAAGGCGCCGGGCCGGCCACGGCGGCTCACCCCCGGCCAGGAGCAGACCATCAAGGCGGTGGTCCGTGACGTCACCCCCCGTCAGGTACTGGGCACGGCCGTTGTGCTGTGGACCAGGGCGCTGGTGGCGATGGTGATCGCGGCCTGGTTCGGGATCGACCTGTCGGTGACGGCGACCGGGCGGCTGCTGCGCGGGCTGGGCCTGTCGCCACAGCGTCCGGCCTACGCCGCACTCCGGCGTGATCCGGCGGCCATCACCGGGTGGACGACGGTGGCCTTCCCGGCAATCTGCCGCCGGGCGCGCAGACGCGGGACAGTGGTGTTGTTCGCCGACGAGATGAGCATGCGTGTCGATCACCGCTGCGGCACCACCTGGGCCCTGGTGGGGCAGACGCCGGTCGTGTCAGCCGGGGCGGGTCGCCGGTCGGTGAAGATGTTCTCGGCGGTCGGGGCCGACGGCACACTGCGCTATCGGCTGGGACACGGCGCGATGGACCGGTGGGCGTTCCTCGGGTTCTGCGCGCAGCTGCTGCGCACCATTACCGGGCCGATCGTTTTGATCGTCGACGGCTCGTCGATTCATACCGCCCGAGCGGTCGGTGATTTCGTCGCGCGTACCGGCGGGCGGCTGCGGTTGTTTTTCCTGCCCGCGTATGCGCCGGAGGTCAACCCCGATGAGTGGGTCAACCAAAACGTCAAGGCCCGGGTGGCGCGCCAGGCGGTCGCCGATGAGCATGAGCTGGCCGCGGCTATGCACCGCAGCATGCGCCGGCTGCAAAAGCGTCCCGACATTGTCCGGGCCTTCTTCGCCGATCCGCATCTGGCCTACATCAGCCCATAA
- a CDS encoding PadR family transcriptional regulator: MTAPPPKIRLTTPTRMVLDLLLAADPSDPLWGYRITELADLGPGTVYPILERLEQAGWLTGTWEANAPADRPQRRLYILSGTGRQEYAAAQAARRSRSWLPGRMRPTGNAT, from the coding sequence ATGACTGCACCACCGCCAAAAATTCGGCTAACCACTCCCACCCGGATGGTCCTCGACCTGCTGCTCGCAGCCGACCCATCAGACCCCCTATGGGGATATCGGATCACCGAGTTGGCCGACCTGGGACCTGGCACCGTGTATCCCATCCTGGAGCGTCTGGAACAGGCGGGATGGCTCACCGGCACCTGGGAGGCCAACGCTCCTGCCGACAGGCCACAACGCCGCCTATACATCCTGTCCGGTACCGGACGGCAGGAGTACGCCGCCGCACAAGCCGCTCGCCGTAGCCGTAGTTGGCTGCCTGGTCGAATGCGTCCGACGGGGAACGCCACGTGA
- a CDS encoding DUF2637 domain-containing protein, which produces MSDSTDASVPVPSEAAVSVIGVAASSKAPRDLTSGEFTALSVVGALVGVIGLIGFVNSFAKVATAAEPFFGWLAWSVPLGVDLGILALSAMDLVFARLDMRVKLLRFFTWALILGTVYLNVAGETDPFSIVAHTILPLLWALAVELAAHFVRTRAGLASETRMDTVRKSRWILSPVSTFALWRRMILWEVRSYPLALQRERDRVLAKTDLQDQYGRLWRIKATRRERALFRLGELAPTVAAVPEAVVTASVVVPELPAVPEVPKAIEPKPRTRKPATATDKPARKRSVPNVDDLMPVGQEIALELIAGGRNLTRDNVIELFRNNGHKISTARASALLPKLKAFIASANDAAPAELVVAA; this is translated from the coding sequence ATGTCTGACTCTACCGACGCATCTGTGCCCGTACCAAGCGAAGCCGCAGTCTCCGTGATCGGAGTTGCAGCCTCTTCCAAGGCTCCTCGTGATCTGACCTCTGGCGAATTCACCGCCCTCTCTGTCGTCGGCGCTCTGGTCGGCGTAATCGGCCTCATCGGTTTCGTCAATTCCTTCGCCAAGGTCGCCACCGCTGCAGAGCCGTTTTTCGGCTGGTTGGCATGGTCAGTGCCGCTCGGAGTTGACCTCGGAATTTTGGCCCTCTCGGCCATGGACCTTGTCTTTGCCCGGCTGGACATGCGGGTCAAGCTCCTGCGGTTCTTCACGTGGGCGTTGATCCTCGGGACGGTCTACCTCAACGTCGCCGGAGAGACCGATCCCTTCTCGATCGTCGCCCATACGATCCTGCCGCTTCTCTGGGCGCTGGCCGTGGAGCTCGCAGCCCACTTCGTGAGGACCCGCGCAGGCCTGGCGTCCGAGACGCGGATGGACACCGTGCGTAAGTCCCGCTGGATCCTCTCGCCGGTCAGCACGTTCGCCCTGTGGCGTCGCATGATCCTGTGGGAGGTCCGCAGCTACCCCCTGGCCCTCCAGCGTGAGCGTGACCGCGTCCTTGCCAAGACCGACCTGCAGGACCAGTACGGCAGGCTCTGGCGCATCAAGGCCACCCGTCGCGAGCGTGCCCTGTTCCGTCTCGGCGAGCTTGCCCCGACCGTCGCCGCTGTCCCCGAGGCCGTCGTGACCGCCTCCGTCGTCGTCCCCGAGCTGCCTGCGGTCCCCGAGGTACCCAAGGCCATCGAGCCCAAGCCGCGTACCCGGAAGCCCGCCACGGCCACGGACAAGCCCGCTCGCAAGCGGTCCGTCCCCAACGTCGATGACCTGATGCCGGTCGGTCAGGAGATCGCTCTGGAGCTCATCGCAGGGGGACGGAACCTCACGCGGGACAACGTCATCGAGCTCTTCCGGAACAACGGACACAAGATCTCGACCGCCCGCGCGTCCGCGCTGCTGCCCAAGCTCAAGGCCTTCATCGCCTCAGCCAACGACGCCGCCCCGGCCGAGCTGGTCGTGGCCGCGTAG